One genomic window of Glycine max cultivar Williams 82 chromosome 16, Glycine_max_v4.0, whole genome shotgun sequence includes the following:
- the LOC100795578 gene encoding beta-galactosidase 15: MFPMGSSSWVGIALFFLAFTASCFATEVTYDARSLIINGERRVIFSGAVHYPRSTVQMWPDIIQKAKDGGLDAIESYVFWDRHEPVRREYDFSGNLDFIKFFQIIQEAGLYAILRIGPYVCAEWNFGGFPLWLHNMPGIELRTDNPIYKNEMQIFTTKIVNMAKEAKLFASQGGPIILAQIENEYGNIMTDYGEAGKTYIKWCAQMALAQNIGVPWIMCQQHDAPQPMINTCNGHYCDSFQPNNPKSPKMFTENWIGWFQKWGERVPHRSAEDSAFSVARFFQNGGILNNYYMYHGGTNFGRTAGGPYMTTSYEYDAPLDEYGNLNQPKWGHLKQLHAAIKLGEKIITNGTRTDKDFGNEVTLTTYTHTNGERFCFLSNTNDSKDANVDLQQDGNYFLPAWSVTILDGCNKEVFNTAKVNSQTSIMVKKSDDASNKLTWAWIPEKKKDTMHGKGNFKVNQLLEQKELTFDVSDYLWYMTSVDINDTSIWSNATLRVNTRGHTLRAYVNGRHVGYKFSQWGGNFTYEKYVSLKKGLNVITLLSATVGLPNYGAKFDKIKTGIAGGPVQLIGNNNETIDLSTNLWSYKIGLNGEKKRLYDPQPRIGVSWRTNSPYPIGRSLTWYKADFVAPSGNDPVVVDLLGLGKGEAWVNGQSIGRYWTSWITATNGCSDTCDYRGKYVPAQKCNTNCGNPSQRWYHVPRSFLKNDKNTLVLFEEIGGNPQNVSFQTVITGTICAQVQEGALLELSCQGGKTISQIQFSSFGNPTGNCGSFKKGTWEATDGQSVVEAACVGRNSCGFMVTKEAFGVAIGPMNVDERVARLAVQATC; the protein is encoded by the coding sequence ATGTTTCCAATGGGTTCTTCTTCGTGGGTTGGGATTGCCTTATTTTTCTTAGCTTTCACAGCCTCATGCTTTGCAACAGAGGTTACTTATGATGCACGTTCTCTCATTATTAATGGAGAAAGACGTGTTATTTTTTCTGGTGCGGTCCATTATCCTCGAAGCACAGTGCAGATGTGGCCTGACATCATACAAAAGGCAAAGGATGGAGGGCTTGATGCCATTGAAAGTTATGTATTTTGGGACCGTCATGAACCCGTTCGACGTGAATATGATTTCTCAGGAAATTtagattttatcaaattttttcagATAATCCAAGAGGCTGGGTTGTATGCCATTCTAAGGATTGGTCCATATGTTTGTGCCGAATGGAACTTTGGAGGCTTCCCATTGTGGCTACACAATATGCCAGGGATTGAGCTGAGAACAGATAACCCAATTTACAAGAACGAAATGCAAATTTTCACTACAAAGATTGTGAACATGGCTAAAGAAGCAAAGTTGTTTGCATCACAAGGAGGACCCATTATTCTTGCTcaaattgaaaatgaatatGGAAACATTATGACGGATTACGGAGAGGCAGGGAAGACATATATCAAATGGTGTGCACAAATGGCTTTGGCACAAAATATCGGTGTCCCTTGGATCATGTGTCAGCAACACGATGCTCCCCAACCTATGATCAACACTTGCAATGGGCACTATTGTGACAGTTTTCAACCCAATAACCCTAAAAGTCCCAAAATGTTCACTGAAAATTGGATTGGATGGTTCCAAAAATGGGGCGAGAGGGTGCCTCACAGAAGTGCTGAAGATTCAGCTTTCTCAGTTGCACGTTTTTTCCAAAATGGAGGGATATTGAATAATTATTACATGTACCATGGAGGAACTAACTTTGGTCGCACGGCAGGAGGCCCGTATATGACAACATCTTACGAGTATGATGCGCCACTTGATGAGTATGGCAATTTGAATCAACCCAAATGGGGACATCTTAAGCAACTTCATGCAGCAATAAAATTAGGGGAAAAAATCATCACCAACGGGACAAGGACGGACAAGGATTTTGGCAATGAAGTCACATTAACAACATATACCCACACAAATGGGGAAAGGTTTTGTTTCTTGAGCAATACAAACGATAGCAAGGATGCAAATGTTGACTTGCAACAAGATGGAAACTACTTTCTCCCTGCTTGGTCTGTGACCATTCTTGATGGTTGCAACAAAGAAGTTTTCAACACTGCAAAGGTTAATAGTCAAACCTCGATAATGGTGAAGAAGAGTGATGATGCTTCTAATAAGCTCACTTGGGCATGGATaccagagaaaaagaaagacacCATGCATGGAAAGGGCAACTTCAAGGTAAATCAACTTCTTGAGCAGAAGGAGCTAACTTTCGATGTCAGTGACTACTTGTGGTACATGACTAGTGTTGATATCAATGACACTTCCATTTGGAGCAATGCAACTCTTCGTGTGAACACTAGGGGGCATACCCTTCGTGCTTATGTTAATGGAAGGCATGTAGGATACAAATTTAGCCAATGGGGAGGCAATTTCACATATGAGAAATACGTTTCTTTGAAGAAGGGACTAAACGTCATAACTTTGCTTAGTGCCACTGTTGGGCTTCCAAACTATGGTGCAAAGTTCGATAAGATTAAAACTGGTATAGCAGGTGGCCCTGTTCAATTAATTGGAAACAATAATGAGACCATAGATTTGTCAACCAACCTTTGGTCTTACAAGATAGGTTTGAATGGCGAAAAAAAGCGTCTATATGATCCGCAACCACGCATTGGTGTATCATGGCGCACTAATTCACCTTATCCTATTGGGAGATCCTTGACTTGGTATAAGGCTGACTTTGTAGCTCCTTCCGGAAATGACCCTGTGGTTGTGGACTTGCTAGGCTTGGGTAAAGGAGAAGCTTGGGTGAATGGACAAAGCATTGGTCGTTATTGGACTTCTTGGATTACTGCTACCAATGGGTGCAGTGACACTTGTGACTACCGTGGAAAATACGTACCGGCTCAAAAATGCAACACCAATTGTGGCAATCCATCACAAAGGTGGTACCATGTACCAAGGTCATTCTTGAAAAATGACAAGAACACATTGGTTTTGTTCGAAGAAATAGGTGGAAATCCTCAAAATGTTTCCTTTCAAACCGTGATAACTGGAACTATTTGTGCCCAAGTCCAGGAAGGTGCATTGTTAGAGCTATCATGCCAAGGTGGGAAAACAATCTCACAGATCCAATTTTCTAGCTTTGGAAATCCAACAGGTAACTGTGGTTCATTCAAAAAAGGTACATGGGAAGCTACTGATGGCCAATCTGTGGTGGAAGCTGCATGCGTAGGGAGGAATAGTTGTGGATTTATGGTGACAAAAGAAGCATTTGGTGTAGCAATTGGTCCAATGAATGTTGACGAGCGTGTAGCAAGATTAGCTGTCCAAGCAACTTGTTAA